The genomic window TTCCGCTTCGACGAGGGCGACGACAACGTGCTGTACCTGCACCTGACGCTGGTGCCGTACCTGGGCACGTCCAACGAGTTCAAGACCAAGCCCACGCAGCACTCGGTGGCGGCGCTCAGGAGCTACGGCATCAGCCCCGACATCGTGATGGTGCGCTCCAAGGACAAGCTGCCCGCCGAAATTACCCGCAAAATCGCGGCATTTACCAGCGTGCGCGAAAACCGCGTCTTCTCGTCGTATGACGTGGAACACGTCTATCAGGTGCCGCTGGCACTTGAGGAGCAGGGCCTGGGCAAGGCCGTCGAGGAGCTGCTGGGGCTCGAAGGCACGCACCCCCGGCTGGGCGTGTGGACCGACGCCGTGCGGACCATCAAGCATCCCAAGCAGCAGGTGACCATCGCCATCGCGGGCAAGTACACCGCCATGCCCGACGCCTACCTCTCGCTGATGGAGTCGCTGACGCACGCGGGGATTGCCAACGACGCCCGCGTGAACATCAAGTGGGTCAACGCCGAGCAGCTCGCCGAGGCGGGCGCGGGCGAACTCGAAGGGCAGTTTGCCGACGTGGACGGGATTCTGGTCCCCGGTGGCTTCGGCATTCGCGGCATCGAGGGCAAGGTGAAGGCCGCCGAGTACGCCCGCACGCACGGGGTGCCGTACCTGGGGATTTGCCTGGGGATGCAGATTGCCGTGATCGAATACGCCCGGCACGTTGCGGGCATCGAGGACGCCAACTCCGCCGAGTTCGACGAGTACGCCAAGAACAAGGTCATCGACCTGATGCCCGAGCAGCTCGAAGTCGCCGGGATGGGCGGCACCATGCGCCTGGGCGACTGGCCGATGGAACTGCGCGCCGGCACCAAAATCGCCGAGCTGTACGGCGTTCCGCAGGGCGGCACCGTCAAGGAACGCCACCGCCACCGCTACGAGGTCAACCCGGCCTACGTGGAGCAGTTGGAGGCGGCGGGCCTGACCATTTCGGGTGTGACCCCCGGCGTGGAGGGGCGCGGCGCGGGGCTGGTCGAGACCGTCGAAATCGCGGACCATCCCTTCTTCGTGGCGCTGCAAGCCCACCCCGAGTTCAAGAGCCGCCCGATGCGCCCGAGCCCGCCCTTCGCCGGCTTCGTGAAGGCCGCGCTGGAGCACCAGCAGCAGTAAATGTCCTGAATCTGCACAGCCCTGGCACCCGCTGGGGCTGTTTTGATTTCGGCAAGCGGCGGAAACGTTGGCGTCAGGCTCGCGCGTTATGCTGGCCCCATGCGTCTCCCCCGCCGTTTTCCCCTGCTCGCCGCGCTCGCTGCTGGCGCCTGGTATCTCCGCGCCGTGTACCGCTTCCGCGACCCGGTGCGCCTGCCGCCCGCAGACCAGAGCGGCGCGGGCGCCGTGCTCTCACCGGCAGACGGGCTGGTGTCGTTCGTGCGCCGCATCGAGGGCGGGCAGGTGAACGGGCAGAACGTGGCCGAACTGCTGGGGACGCCGCAACGAGACGGGTGGCTGCTGGGCCTCTACGTGGGGCCGCTGGACGTGCACTTCACCTATGCGCCGGTCGGCGGCACGGTTATCAGCGCCGGCAAGCGAGACGGAACGCGTCAGGGCTTACCGCTGGCCGAGACCGCGCGGCTGCTGGCGGGCCAGCCGGTGGACCTGCTCGGCAGCGCCGCCGTGCGCGGCAACGAGCGCTACAGCTACGCCGTGCAGGGCGAAGGCGGGCAGACGGTCACGGTAGGCCTGATTGCGCCGGGCGCGGGCCTGCAAGCCATCACCTATCTGGACGAGGGCCAGACCGTGCGCCAGGGCAACAAGGCCGCGTTTCTGGCCGAGGGCGGCCTGGTGCTGCTCGCCCTGCCCGGCAGCGTAACCCCCCAGGTCAGCGTGGGCGAGCGCGTGCGGGGTGCCGAAACGGTGGTCGCCTGCTGAGAAGTTAGCCGTCCAGCAGCGTAAACGTCAGGACTTCGGCCTCGGGCACGCTCAGCGGCGACGTATCGGGCAGGCTGACGCGCACGTTGCCGCCTGACAGGTCTGCCGCCGCGTTCAGCAAAGGCGCGTCGGCAGCGGGGTCGAGGGTGCCCCAGAGGTGCATTGCCCCTGTACCCCCCGGCCCGGTCCGCCACAGGCCCGCACCCACCGGGTC from Deinococcus radiodurans R1 = ATCC 13939 = DSM 20539 includes these protein-coding regions:
- a CDS encoding CTP synthase, translated to MKYIFVTGGVVSSLGKGVASASLGALLRARGYKVTAVKIDPYINIDAGTMRPYEHGECFVTASGAETDLDIGNYERFLDLDIPAGSNITTGQVYQEVIRKERAGDYLSQTVQVIPHVTDEIKRRIRAAGESAGAEIVLIEVGGTVGDIESLPFLEAIRQFRFDEGDDNVLYLHLTLVPYLGTSNEFKTKPTQHSVAALRSYGISPDIVMVRSKDKLPAEITRKIAAFTSVRENRVFSSYDVEHVYQVPLALEEQGLGKAVEELLGLEGTHPRLGVWTDAVRTIKHPKQQVTIAIAGKYTAMPDAYLSLMESLTHAGIANDARVNIKWVNAEQLAEAGAGELEGQFADVDGILVPGGFGIRGIEGKVKAAEYARTHGVPYLGICLGMQIAVIEYARHVAGIEDANSAEFDEYAKNKVIDLMPEQLEVAGMGGTMRLGDWPMELRAGTKIAELYGVPQGGTVKERHRHRYEVNPAYVEQLEAAGLTISGVTPGVEGRGAGLVETVEIADHPFFVALQAHPEFKSRPMRPSPPFAGFVKAALEHQQQ
- a CDS encoding phosphatidylserine decarboxylase — protein: MRLPRRFPLLAALAAGAWYLRAVYRFRDPVRLPPADQSGAGAVLSPADGLVSFVRRIEGGQVNGQNVAELLGTPQRDGWLLGLYVGPLDVHFTYAPVGGTVISAGKRDGTRQGLPLAETARLLAGQPVDLLGSAAVRGNERYSYAVQGEGGQTVTVGLIAPGAGLQAITYLDEGQTVRQGNKAAFLAEGGLVLLALPGSVTPQVSVGERVRGAETVVAC